In one window of Pseudobacteroides sp. DNA:
- a CDS encoding acetylxylan esterase, with amino-acid sequence MKIELSYEELKTYKPQLTRKNDFDLFWSGTLTKSAVIPLNYTLDPVDYPIKEIKVYDLNYDGFNGNRVNGWYILPSKQAEGGKYPAIIYYHGYTRNKGYVYEYLKWLIQGYAVVAISMQGQGGKTPDNGKYSQGSVAGWMTNGILDKNEYIYRSIYVDGVRAVDFLHERDEIDKVRIGIYGLSQGGGISLAVAGLDSRVKFAMPIYPYLCHFERGVEYYKEGPYGEIYEYFRFFDPELKSREQVFDTLSYFDGMNFAPNIKCPVLFAIGLADLVCPPSTIFAAYNHINSEKQLKVYPNHGHEPLPFHEEVMIEFVNNIFSNF; translated from the coding sequence TTGAAGATTGAACTTAGCTATGAAGAACTTAAAACCTATAAACCTCAATTAACTAGAAAGAATGATTTTGATTTATTTTGGTCAGGTACTTTGACAAAATCAGCTGTTATACCTTTAAATTATACTCTTGATCCAGTTGATTATCCAATAAAAGAAATTAAGGTCTACGACTTAAACTATGACGGTTTTAATGGAAACAGGGTCAATGGATGGTATATATTACCTTCTAAACAAGCGGAAGGAGGAAAATATCCTGCAATTATATATTATCACGGATACACAAGAAATAAAGGTTATGTCTATGAGTATTTAAAATGGCTGATTCAAGGGTATGCAGTAGTTGCTATCAGTATGCAGGGCCAGGGCGGAAAAACACCGGACAACGGGAAATACAGCCAGGGCAGTGTCGCTGGTTGGATGACAAATGGTATTTTGGATAAAAATGAATATATCTATAGAAGTATATATGTGGATGGTGTGAGGGCTGTTGATTTTTTGCATGAAAGAGATGAAATAGACAAAGTACGAATAGGTATTTATGGGCTTAGTCAGGGTGGAGGAATAAGCCTTGCTGTGGCAGGTCTTGATAGCAGGGTTAAGTTTGCCATGCCCATATATCCATACCTTTGCCATTTTGAAAGAGGGGTTGAGTATTACAAAGAAGGCCCATATGGAGAAATATATGAGTATTTCAGATTCTTTGATCCTGAATTGAAGAGCAGGGAACAGGTTTTTGATACACTTAGCTATTTTGATGGTATGAATTTTGCACCTAATATAAAATGCCCTGTTTTATTCGCAATAGGTCTAGCTGATTTAGTTTGTCCGCCATCAACAATTTTTGCAGCTTATAATCATATTAATTCAGAAAAGCAACTGAAAGTATACCCCAACCATGGTCATGAACCTCTCCCTTTTCACGAAGAAGTAATGATCGAATTTGTAAATAATATTTTTTCAAATTTTTAG
- a CDS encoding nitroreductase family protein, producing the protein MSNFAKNETLKTILKRRSIRSFKPEQIKDEELLVILEAAKYAPSAMGQQPWHFTAIQNKEVIGKFNEFGKKFFLSSGVERFVERAKAENFSLIYHAPTYIIVSGDVNAIAPINDVSLAIGNIFLAAESLGLGAVWIHAVNHLKTTDEGSKLFKELGIPEGYEPFGSVALGYNGGDIPEPAPRREGTVNIIR; encoded by the coding sequence ATGTCAAACTTTGCAAAGAATGAAACATTAAAAACCATTTTAAAGAGAAGAAGCATCAGGAGCTTTAAACCAGAGCAAATTAAAGATGAAGAGCTTCTGGTAATACTGGAAGCAGCTAAGTATGCTCCAAGTGCAATGGGGCAGCAGCCCTGGCATTTTACTGCAATTCAGAATAAAGAAGTAATTGGTAAGTTCAACGAATTTGGTAAAAAGTTTTTTTTAAGCTCAGGAGTTGAGAGGTTTGTGGAAAGGGCAAAAGCAGAAAATTTCAGCCTTATTTATCACGCACCTACTTACATAATCGTATCAGGAGATGTTAATGCTATTGCACCTATAAATGATGTATCCCTTGCCATTGGCAATATATTTCTTGCAGCGGAGTCTTTAGGGCTTGGTGCAGTTTGGATTCATGCGGTAAATCATCTTAAGACTACAGATGAAGGCAGTAAACTCTTTAAGGAACTTGGAATACCTGAAGGATATGAACCCTTTGGATCCGTCGCATTAGGATATAATGGAGGAGATATACCTGAACCTGCACCAAGAAGAGAAGGAACTGTAAATATAATTAGATGA
- a CDS encoding N-acetyltransferase family protein — protein sequence MSKLEKIFIRDAQINDLKAIIEIYNSTVPGRIVTADTEPVSIASRKRWFYEHSSDFRPLWVAIKDEEIVGWLSFQSFYGRPAYNKTAELSIYIAEGFRKKGIGQLLLKKALDESPRLKINNLLGFIFGHNIASLNLFYKFGFVSWGVFPGVAEIDGVERDLVIVGKRVVNLI from the coding sequence ATGAGTAAATTAGAAAAAATATTTATTCGGGATGCACAAATAAATGATTTAAAGGCTATAATTGAAATATATAACTCCACAGTACCTGGGAGGATTGTAACAGCAGATACCGAGCCTGTATCAATTGCAAGCCGTAAGAGATGGTTCTATGAACATAGTTCTGATTTCCGCCCGCTGTGGGTAGCTATAAAGGACGAGGAAATAGTTGGCTGGTTGAGTTTTCAGTCATTTTATGGAAGGCCTGCTTACAATAAGACGGCTGAACTTAGCATTTATATTGCAGAAGGTTTCAGGAAAAAGGGTATTGGCCAGTTGCTCCTTAAAAAAGCTTTGGACGAATCTCCTAGACTCAAAATTAATAACCTACTTGGGTTTATATTTGGTCATAACATTGCAAGCCTTAATTTGTTTTATAAATTTGGATTTGTAAGCTGGGGTGTGTTTCCTGGAGTAGCAGAAATTGATGGTGTTGAAAGAGATCTTGTGATTGTGGGAAAAAGAGTAGTAAATTTAATATAA
- a CDS encoding MetQ/NlpA family ABC transporter substrate-binding protein, with protein MGKRAVLLIISVLLGISVFVSCTSDKENSGKPTKEAPPEIVSDAGKEASKEAPKGESRKEVTIKVGSAVVPHAEILNFIKPKLKQEGINLEVVTLDDEAQLNPALNEKQIDVNYFQHVPYLNSVTKEKGYEFQVAAKVHVEPIGFYSEKLKSKEELKEGAKIAIPNNPSNEFRALVLLQANGLIKLKEGISDFKATPRDIAENPKRLKFVEVESPQLTRSLPDVDGAVINTNYILEAKLDPNTALFREDANSPYANIIVVRKGEENRPEIKKLGEYLTSPDVKKFIQEKYGVAVVPAF; from the coding sequence ATGGGTAAAAGAGCTGTATTATTGATTATTTCTGTGTTATTGGGGATTAGCGTATTTGTAAGCTGCACTAGTGATAAGGAAAATTCAGGTAAACCCACAAAAGAGGCACCGCCAGAAATTGTATCCGATGCTGGAAAAGAGGCATCTAAGGAAGCACCAAAAGGTGAATCAAGGAAGGAAGTTACCATAAAAGTTGGATCGGCAGTGGTTCCACATGCCGAAATATTGAATTTCATAAAACCTAAACTTAAGCAGGAGGGAATTAATTTGGAAGTAGTAACTTTGGATGATGAAGCACAATTAAATCCTGCCCTAAATGAAAAACAGATAGATGTAAATTATTTTCAACATGTACCTTATCTGAACTCGGTTACAAAAGAAAAGGGATATGAATTCCAGGTTGCGGCAAAAGTTCATGTTGAGCCCATTGGCTTTTATTCAGAGAAATTAAAATCAAAGGAGGAACTTAAGGAAGGGGCAAAGATAGCCATACCCAATAATCCTTCAAATGAGTTTAGAGCACTTGTATTGCTTCAGGCCAACGGACTTATCAAGCTTAAAGAAGGAATAAGTGATTTTAAAGCGACACCAAGGGATATTGCAGAAAATCCTAAAAGATTAAAGTTTGTTGAGGTTGAAAGTCCACAACTTACAAGATCCTTGCCGGATGTGGATGGGGCTGTAATAAACACTAATTATATATTGGAAGCAAAGCTAGACCCAAATACTGCACTTTTTAGAGAAGATGCCAATTCACCATACGCTAATATTATTGTAGTAAGAAAAGGTGAAGAAAACAGGCCGGAAATTAAAAAACTTGGAGAATATCTGACTTCACCGGATGTTAAGAAATTTATCCAAGAAAAATATGGTGTTGCTGTGGTTCCTGCATTTTAA
- a CDS encoding B12-binding domain-containing radical SAM protein encodes MKNNFKLLLITASADGIKKIRKSRVIRFQQVTMPYLAALTPSNWTVFHFDEECEEIDYNLGVDLVGITFHTPSANHAYEISSIFRQKGIPVVLGGPHVTLIPDEAINHADTIIIGEADDIWAQFIHDFEMEESKKVYKPENTPTLENRPFARKDLFHRKDFSNGILAATRGCPNACEFCALSVMYKNTFRKRPVDEVAQEYGSFKGKVIIFWDDNITSDIQYAKDLFKKITPYKKWWSSQVSIHAGQDEELLELAAKSGCKQLFIGLESISQTSLNNINKSFNRVEDYYEIIKRIQSFGISVQAGIVFGFDHDNKSIFNETIDFLESAGVQNATFNILTPYPGTPLFKRLEAENRILTYDWDKYNGRADIVYLPKNMSCKELLDGFNLANKRFYSLNSTIKRLSKSRAGLWWTLPLNLAYHFSYRLK; translated from the coding sequence ATGAAAAATAATTTTAAACTTTTACTTATTACTGCATCAGCCGATGGAATAAAAAAGATAAGAAAATCAAGAGTTATCAGATTCCAGCAAGTCACCATGCCTTACCTTGCTGCTCTTACTCCAAGTAATTGGACAGTTTTTCATTTCGATGAAGAATGTGAAGAAATTGATTATAACTTGGGAGTTGACCTTGTGGGAATAACATTCCATACTCCCAGTGCCAATCACGCTTATGAAATATCTTCAATATTCCGCCAAAAGGGTATTCCTGTAGTATTAGGAGGTCCCCATGTTACACTTATACCTGATGAAGCAATAAATCATGCAGATACAATTATTATCGGAGAAGCAGACGATATTTGGGCACAATTTATTCATGATTTCGAAATGGAAGAATCAAAAAAGGTTTATAAGCCTGAAAATACACCGACACTTGAAAATAGGCCCTTTGCAAGAAAGGATCTTTTTCACCGTAAAGACTTTTCAAATGGAATTTTAGCTGCCACCCGTGGATGCCCAAACGCCTGTGAATTTTGTGCACTTTCAGTTATGTATAAAAACACCTTCAGGAAACGGCCAGTAGACGAAGTGGCACAAGAATACGGTTCATTCAAAGGTAAAGTGATTATTTTTTGGGATGATAATATAACATCAGATATTCAATACGCTAAAGATCTATTTAAAAAAATCACCCCCTATAAGAAATGGTGGAGCAGCCAAGTCAGCATTCATGCCGGTCAAGATGAAGAATTACTTGAGTTGGCAGCTAAAAGCGGCTGTAAACAGTTATTTATAGGTCTTGAATCAATTTCCCAAACAAGCCTTAATAACATTAATAAGTCTTTTAATAGGGTTGAAGACTATTATGAGATTATTAAAAGGATTCAGTCTTTTGGAATCTCAGTCCAAGCAGGAATAGTTTTTGGTTTTGATCATGACAATAAGAGTATCTTTAACGAAACTATAGATTTTCTTGAATCAGCGGGTGTACAGAATGCCACCTTCAACATTCTGACTCCCTATCCAGGCACACCTTTATTTAAACGTCTTGAAGCCGAGAACAGAATTTTAACCTATGACTGGGATAAATACAACGGAAGAGCAGATATAGTATATTTACCCAAAAACATGAGCTGCAAAGAGTTACTTGACGGATTTAACTTGGCCAACAAACGTTTCTATTCATTAAACAGCACAATAAAAAGATTAAGCAAGTCTAGAGCAGGACTATGGTGGACCCTTCCTCTAAATCTTGCTTATCATTTTTCCTATCGTCTCAAATAA
- a CDS encoding MFS transporter — MMTETNSVKRELLWTRNYIIILLSSLFTYLGFQILIPTLPVYVSQHSGSSSDVGLVIGILTISALIIRPFSGTASDIVGRKKILYVGLVISLITMVIYFFATTVVSILLVRIIHGVGWGISTAAFGSLVSDIVPTNRRGEGIGYFGFSTLLSGALGPTIGIGLMNSFNFSAVLIFATISAFLSLLLMLWVTPPKVERGESTSQQTPFIARLIEKTSLFPSTLLLLLGVVYGGIVSFITLFSNETGIKNVGWFFLFFALGSFLVRTVSGKLFDKKGHSFVVIPGTFFVLAGVLSLSYASSTILLSIAAILYGVGMGAIQPTLQAWVINRAAPNRRGAANSTFFSAFDLGIGGGSMILGSIARETNYAMMYRISSVFLIAFLIVYCIYLVKVKTPKQV; from the coding sequence ATGATGACAGAGACAAACTCAGTTAAAAGAGAATTACTATGGACGAGAAACTATATCATTATATTATTATCCAGTTTATTTACTTACTTGGGGTTTCAGATACTTATTCCAACTCTTCCTGTATATGTCTCCCAGCATTCAGGGAGTAGCTCAGACGTGGGATTGGTAATCGGTATTCTTACGATTTCAGCCTTAATCATTCGTCCTTTTTCGGGCACTGCCTCGGATATAGTAGGCAGAAAAAAGATTTTATATGTCGGACTAGTTATTTCTCTAATTACTATGGTTATCTATTTTTTTGCTACTACTGTTGTGTCAATTTTACTTGTCCGAATTATACATGGAGTTGGATGGGGAATTTCGACAGCAGCATTTGGGTCACTGGTATCAGATATAGTACCAACAAACCGTAGGGGGGAAGGAATCGGCTACTTTGGTTTTTCTACGCTTCTTTCCGGAGCTTTAGGGCCTACAATTGGGATTGGGTTGATGAATTCCTTTAATTTTAGTGCGGTTCTAATTTTTGCAACAATAAGTGCGTTCCTTTCTCTTTTACTAATGTTATGGGTTACACCACCTAAGGTGGAAAGAGGAGAAAGCACAAGTCAGCAAACCCCATTCATAGCAAGACTTATAGAAAAAACATCTCTTTTCCCTTCAACTTTGCTGCTGCTTTTAGGTGTGGTTTATGGTGGAATTGTAAGTTTTATTACATTATTTAGTAACGAAACAGGTATCAAAAATGTAGGATGGTTTTTCCTATTTTTTGCATTAGGCTCATTTCTGGTTCGTACTGTATCCGGGAAGCTATTTGACAAAAAAGGGCATTCCTTTGTGGTGATTCCTGGGACGTTCTTTGTCCTAGCAGGAGTCTTGTCCTTATCATATGCATCATCAACCATTCTTTTATCTATAGCAGCAATTTTATACGGAGTTGGTATGGGAGCCATCCAACCAACATTGCAAGCATGGGTTATTAACCGTGCTGCACCAAATAGACGGGGTGCTGCAAATTCAACTTTCTTCTCGGCATTTGATTTAGGAATTGGTGGAGGGTCTATGATTTTAGGAAGTATTGCAAGGGAGACTAATTACGCTATGATGTATAGAATTTCTAGTGTATTCCTGATCGCTTTTCTTATTGTATATTGTATTTATCTAGTTAAAGTTAAGACACCTAAGCAAGTCTAG
- a CDS encoding extracellular solute-binding protein: MKRRVLLLLLLVLIIITGSIDTNATELVLKINNPKMVIDNDEMDIEYWENTAPVIVNGRSMLPIRPVIEVLGGVVRWDDEDRKVTIEYNDRKIEMWLNVKLMKVDGEDRYFDVPPMSISGRTMVPLRFVSESLGFEISWDGKNKKISIKTNQNDFAKYQGEISFWHYNAEEAVGIVKAFNNRYPNVKVNLSVNPLKDMVYQNKLTSAIKAGSGVPDVFPSEASFVKKFVDDEEIYTDLSDISNDILVNMVPYTVDIGTDYTGRLKVLTNQLSVGAFLYKKSVAEKYLGTSDSNKIADMLSSEDNMLETAKKLKVKSKGKVALFSSWEDLKKMYLGGRSEGWVIDGKLTIDQNVLNFIDFSKKIKENKYEAGYSEGTSSVNAAIAGDENFLATVCPSSDIYWVINKNDKKAFEGGRWGIAKPPIPFGCGGTWYGISNNSEVKDLSWRFLKFLTIDTYAMKEWAVKYENLPNNLYLLSQGIPNNRTVDVNMHEFFGPLIKDVNYRIYTKYDDNINNNFNQYINAYLDGKISSKEEFFKQFKSDVQILYPEIVVE; encoded by the coding sequence ATGAAAAGAAGAGTTCTTTTATTGCTTTTATTGGTTTTAATTATTATTACGGGTAGTATAGATACAAATGCTACAGAACTTGTTCTGAAAATAAATAATCCTAAAATGGTAATAGATAATGATGAAATGGATATAGAGTATTGGGAAAATACAGCCCCTGTAATAGTGAACGGCAGAAGTATGTTGCCAATCAGACCAGTAATCGAGGTTTTAGGCGGAGTTGTTCGTTGGGATGATGAGGACAGAAAGGTTACAATAGAATATAATGACAGAAAAATTGAAATGTGGCTTAATGTAAAGCTAATGAAAGTTGACGGTGAGGATAGGTATTTTGATGTTCCGCCTATGAGTATAAGCGGGCGTACTATGGTACCTTTACGTTTCGTTTCGGAAAGCCTTGGTTTTGAGATATCCTGGGATGGTAAAAACAAGAAAATTTCCATAAAAACTAACCAAAATGATTTTGCAAAATATCAAGGAGAAATATCCTTTTGGCATTACAATGCTGAGGAAGCAGTTGGTATTGTTAAGGCGTTTAATAACAGATACCCCAATGTAAAAGTAAATTTATCGGTTAATCCTCTTAAAGATATGGTATATCAAAACAAATTGACCTCTGCAATAAAGGCTGGTTCTGGTGTTCCTGACGTTTTTCCGTCTGAAGCTTCCTTTGTAAAAAAATTTGTGGATGATGAAGAAATTTATACGGACTTAAGTGATATATCAAATGATATTCTAGTAAACATGGTACCATATACAGTTGATATTGGTACGGACTATACTGGAAGGCTTAAGGTACTGACCAATCAATTGTCGGTGGGGGCATTCTTATACAAAAAATCAGTTGCCGAAAAATATTTGGGGACAAGCGATTCAAATAAGATAGCAGACATGCTTTCTTCAGAAGATAATATGCTGGAAACTGCGAAAAAGCTAAAGGTAAAAAGTAAGGGAAAGGTAGCGTTATTTTCTTCATGGGAAGATCTTAAAAAAATGTATTTGGGAGGCCGGTCAGAAGGCTGGGTCATTGACGGGAAACTGACAATTGACCAAAATGTCCTTAACTTTATTGATTTTAGTAAAAAGATAAAAGAAAATAAATATGAGGCTGGCTATAGTGAGGGTACTAGCAGCGTTAATGCCGCTATAGCCGGTGATGAAAATTTTCTTGCAACTGTTTGCCCTTCATCAGATATATATTGGGTAATAAACAAAAATGATAAAAAAGCCTTTGAGGGTGGAAGATGGGGGATTGCTAAGCCACCAATTCCGTTTGGATGTGGCGGCACATGGTACGGGATTAGTAACAACTCAGAGGTAAAGGACTTGTCCTGGAGATTTTTGAAATTCCTGACAATTGATACTTATGCCATGAAGGAATGGGCAGTAAAATATGAGAATTTACCTAATAATTTATATTTATTGAGCCAAGGAATTCCAAATAATAGGACTGTTGATGTCAACATGCATGAATTTTTCGGGCCCTTAATAAAAGATGTTAATTATCGTATTTATACTAAATACGATGATAATATTAACAATAATTTTAATCAGTATATAAATGCATATCTTGATGGGAAAATATCATCAAAAGAAGAATTTTTTAAACAATTTAAGAGTGATGTGCAGATTTTATACCCTGAAATAGTAGTTGAATAG
- a CDS encoding glycosyl hydrolase family 18 protein → MRNKRIWLFTLIVISILSINIVNVFASSETLSAPTLSFSPMAPTNGNVTVTIYYPKTAVLKQYRLGTGGIWTTYSAPVVLTSNAYVYARYQNKSGAWSPLGGYPIKNIDKTPPENPTFAASSNTPTNQNVSISINFSTDSVSKQYKLDGSTEWVSYTEPVILTANSIIYAKASDSVGNWSSVESYSVSNIDKTPPSLPIITANIVRPTNAGVDITIDYSHDSYIKQYRVGDEGVWTDYNGSILIGSNTTVYAKASDNAGNWTEEVSFVISNIDTNPPEKPAIAASTTALTDNPVVVSIDFSSDSTIRQHKIGDMGVWMDYTAPFSVNTNKTVYARAADQVGNWSLEASFGVMNIRKTVMGYTVKNYSTDVSSYNSLSANAAVINEIATATFSIDGIGNLIGAAPMDQMNYANNNGIRTKLMVSNNFDVNIARQLLDSPVNRQTLKNNILNLLKLYNYTGVDIDIENIPAACRNNFTAFMSEIYSTLKPLGYGVSVAVQPKTYDSPNATWNYAFDYKALAQYADFLMIMAYDEHYAGGTPGAVASINWVTNVIDYALSIVPKEKIILGLAAYGYDWGGTATKSYSINGCYNIANQYGAVIKFDNTTKSKYFTYTANGEARTVWFEDGETIAYKLDLAIARDIKGIGIWRLGLENSNYWTTIKSKLNK, encoded by the coding sequence ATGAGAAACAAAAGAATTTGGTTATTTACCCTTATTGTAATTTCCATTTTATCTATTAATATTGTAAATGTATTTGCATCTTCTGAAACCCTGTCGGCACCGACCCTTTCATTTTCACCAATGGCTCCTACAAACGGAAATGTAACTGTCACAATATATTATCCCAAAACAGCGGTTTTAAAGCAGTATAGGTTGGGTACCGGAGGTATCTGGACCACATATTCTGCTCCAGTGGTCCTGACCTCCAATGCATATGTCTATGCCCGATATCAAAATAAATCAGGTGCCTGGTCACCTCTCGGCGGATATCCAATAAAGAATATAGATAAAACCCCTCCCGAAAATCCCACTTTTGCAGCATCCTCAAATACACCTACAAACCAAAACGTATCAATTTCTATAAACTTCAGTACTGATTCTGTAAGCAAACAATATAAATTAGATGGAAGTACAGAATGGGTAAGCTATACCGAGCCTGTTATACTAACAGCAAATAGTATCATCTATGCGAAAGCATCGGATAGTGTAGGAAATTGGTCTTCTGTAGAAAGTTATTCCGTTTCAAATATTGATAAGACCCCACCAAGCTTACCGATAATCACCGCGAACATTGTTAGACCAACAAATGCAGGGGTTGATATAACAATTGATTATTCCCATGATTCTTATATTAAGCAGTATAGGGTAGGGGATGAGGGAGTATGGACGGATTATAACGGATCAATTTTGATAGGTTCAAACACAACGGTATATGCAAAAGCCTCTGATAACGCCGGAAACTGGACGGAGGAAGTGAGCTTTGTCATAAGCAATATTGATACAAATCCTCCTGAAAAGCCTGCCATAGCTGCCTCAACAACAGCTTTAACCGATAACCCTGTGGTTGTATCAATAGATTTCTCTTCAGATTCAACAATCAGACAACATAAAATTGGTGACATGGGTGTTTGGATGGATTATACAGCTCCTTTTTCGGTAAACACCAATAAAACAGTGTACGCCAGAGCAGCTGATCAGGTAGGTAACTGGAGTCTGGAAGCAAGCTTTGGTGTTATGAATATAAGAAAAACAGTAATGGGGTATACAGTTAAAAACTATTCCACAGATGTGTCATCGTATAACTCCCTTTCAGCTAACGCTGCAGTTATAAACGAGATTGCAACAGCCACATTCAGTATTGACGGTATAGGTAATCTTATAGGTGCAGCCCCTATGGATCAGATGAATTATGCAAACAATAATGGCATTAGAACAAAACTTATGGTAAGCAACAACTTCGATGTAAATATTGCAAGGCAGCTCCTCGACAGCCCCGTAAACAGGCAGACCTTAAAAAATAATATACTTAATTTATTGAAGTTATATAATTATACAGGCGTTGATATAGATATTGAAAATATTCCTGCTGCTTGCAGAAATAACTTTACCGCCTTCATGAGTGAAATATATAGCACATTAAAGCCGTTGGGCTACGGGGTTTCGGTAGCGGTTCAGCCAAAAACTTATGATTCACCAAATGCAACTTGGAACTACGCATTTGACTACAAGGCACTGGCTCAGTATGCAGATTTTCTGATGATTATGGCCTATGATGAACACTACGCAGGCGGTACTCCAGGAGCAGTAGCTTCAATAAACTGGGTTACAAACGTAATTGATTACGCTCTTTCAATTGTTCCAAAGGAAAAAATAATTCTTGGCCTGGCAGCCTACGGTTATGACTGGGGAGGCACAGCAACAAAATCATATTCAATCAATGGATGCTACAATATAGCAAATCAATACGGTGCTGTAATAAAATTTGATAATACAACAAAATCCAAATACTTTACATATACAGCTAATGGAGAAGCAAGAACAGTATGGTTTGAGGATGGGGAGACTATAGCATATAAGCTTGATCTTGCAATTGCCAGGGACATAAAAGGTATTGGCATCTGGAGACTGGGACTTGAAAACTCAAATTACTGGACCACCATAAAATCAAAGCTCAATAAGTAA
- a CDS encoding carbohydrate ABC transporter permease: MGNTINESTPPLKNLHNQQLKRKNMYMTGKVLSHILLIAVSLFCLMPFYFMITYATRSPIDIAQGMAFFPGSEFLNNLERLTTIVDVLGGLKNSLIAAIPATFLSAYFGGITAYGFAKYNFKGKNYLFAVVFLSLIIPQQIGFVGFLKVCTFLNLKDTLWPLIIPYIANSLFVFFVKYYIENTIPDSLMDSARIDGCSELKIYHFIVLPAIIPAIATMSMFTFFSVWNSYLIPTTILESQSLYTVPIMTALSKGIYGNDFGAMYATLAVFTLPVILVYILCSRFLTNGVSLSFGLIKD; the protein is encoded by the coding sequence ATGGGAAATACCATTAACGAAAGTACGCCACCTCTAAAAAATCTGCATAATCAGCAACTGAAAAGAAAGAATATGTATATGACGGGCAAAGTATTATCACATATTTTATTAATCGCAGTTTCACTTTTTTGCCTTATGCCGTTTTATTTCATGATAACCTATGCTACTCGTAGCCCTATTGATATAGCTCAAGGCATGGCATTTTTTCCTGGTAGTGAATTTCTTAATAACTTAGAAAGATTAACCACTATTGTAGATGTATTAGGGGGTCTTAAAAACAGTCTTATAGCAGCTATTCCGGCTACTTTCCTGTCAGCTTACTTTGGGGGGATAACTGCTTATGGATTTGCAAAATATAATTTTAAGGGTAAAAATTATTTGTTTGCTGTCGTTTTCTTATCACTGATCATACCTCAACAGATAGGATTTGTAGGATTCTTGAAGGTTTGCACCTTTTTAAACCTCAAAGATACCCTCTGGCCGCTGATCATACCTTACATTGCCAATTCCCTTTTCGTTTTTTTTGTTAAATATTATATTGAAAATACAATCCCTGATTCTTTAATGGATTCTGCCAGAATCGACGGCTGCAGTGAGCTTAAAATCTACCACTTTATTGTTCTGCCTGCTATAATTCCTGCTATTGCAACTATGTCCATGTTTACCTTTTTCTCGGTCTGGAACAGCTATCTTATCCCTACAACGATTTTGGAAAGTCAAAGCTTATATACGGTTCCTATAATGACTGCATTAAGCAAAGGAATTTACGGAAATGATTTTGGTGCAATGTATGCTACCCTTGCGGTATTCACTCTACCTGTTATTTTAGTTTATATCCTATGTTCAAGATTTCTAACAAACGGCGTCAGTTTAAGTTTTGGTCTTATAAAGGATTAA